From the Pseudobacteroides sp. genome, one window contains:
- a CDS encoding tryptophan transporter, whose translation METAIKRQVVKKGLSATDVVLVAVLLAAGAVLRLFTPPIFGITPNFIIGMYCMAIFLIRPKFIEVIFIGLVAAAVCHFTTKSMIPYINFISEPVAALVVFTMMKLPFKAMVNKVSFKPAIIAFFGTLTSGLVYVSILKFLILFVETPKNPALMGLLTVVIVTAIANTVIAQLIYYPVKIATGKKDLE comes from the coding sequence ATGGAAACTGCTATTAAAAGACAGGTTGTCAAAAAAGGTTTAAGTGCGACAGACGTTGTCCTTGTTGCCGTATTACTTGCTGCAGGTGCAGTATTAAGGCTTTTTACACCGCCTATTTTCGGTATCACACCCAATTTTATAATCGGAATGTACTGTATGGCAATATTCCTCATCAGACCCAAATTTATTGAAGTTATATTTATAGGCCTTGTGGCTGCTGCGGTATGCCACTTTACAACCAAATCAATGATTCCCTATATCAACTTTATCAGTGAGCCTGTGGCAGCATTGGTGGTATTTACTATGATGAAGCTTCCGTTTAAAGCTATGGTCAATAAAGTTTCCTTCAAGCCTGCGATTATTGCCTTCTTTGGTACATTGACCAGCGGTTTGGTTTATGTTTCGATTTTGAAATTCCTCATACTGTTTGTAGAGACGCCAAAGAATCCTGCCTTGATGGGATTACTTACCGTTGTAATTGTTACGGCAATTGCAAACACAGTCATAGCACAGCTTATCTATTATCCTGTTAAAATCGCTACCGGAAAGAAGGATTTGGAATGA
- a CDS encoding phenylacetate--CoA ligase, with product MRREQFESFKELLERLSENSPFYKNKFKTTEVSIDDIKSPEDISELPFTTKDELRDAYPLGLQAVPDEEVVRIHSSSGTTGKPVIIPYTRKDIEDWSVMMARCFQLAGITPLDRVQITPGYGLWTAGIGFQAGVEKVGAMAVPMGPGNTEKQLQMMMDLKSTVFVATSSYALVLAEEVEKRGIRPQIHLKKGVIGSERWGEKMRSRIKNELDIDIYDIYGLTEIYGPGISLDCDCHTGLHYWDDFLYFEIIDPVTCKPLKEGEYGELVITTLKKEGAPLLRYRTRDLTRLIPGECPCGSPYPRHDVIIGRTDDMVKVKGVNIYPGQIDELLRDIEGASSEYQVMIRHINGKDEMTLRVEKEKDSQNNNLRDIIIDRFKKKVGIHIEAEVLDIGELPRSEKKSARILDCRYQ from the coding sequence ATGAGAAGAGAACAGTTTGAGTCGTTTAAAGAGCTCTTGGAAAGGCTTTCGGAAAACAGTCCTTTCTATAAAAACAAGTTTAAAACAACCGAAGTAAGTATAGATGACATAAAGTCACCGGAAGATATCAGCGAGTTGCCTTTTACTACCAAAGATGAGTTAAGAGATGCTTATCCATTAGGGCTTCAAGCTGTCCCAGATGAGGAAGTTGTCAGAATCCATTCTTCCTCGGGTACCACGGGTAAGCCTGTCATAATACCATATACAAGAAAAGATATTGAAGATTGGTCAGTAATGATGGCAAGATGCTTTCAGCTTGCGGGGATTACTCCTTTGGACAGGGTGCAAATAACTCCAGGCTACGGACTTTGGACTGCGGGAATAGGTTTTCAGGCAGGAGTTGAGAAAGTAGGTGCCATGGCTGTTCCAATGGGCCCTGGGAACACTGAAAAGCAACTTCAAATGATGATGGATTTAAAATCAACAGTTTTTGTTGCTACATCCTCCTACGCACTTGTGTTGGCAGAAGAAGTTGAAAAAAGAGGAATACGCCCCCAAATTCACCTGAAAAAAGGTGTTATAGGTTCCGAACGCTGGGGGGAAAAAATGCGAAGCAGGATAAAAAATGAGCTTGATATAGACATTTATGACATTTACGGTCTTACAGAGATCTATGGACCCGGAATTTCATTAGACTGTGATTGTCACACAGGACTTCACTATTGGGATGATTTTCTCTATTTTGAGATAATTGATCCTGTTACATGCAAGCCCCTTAAAGAAGGAGAATACGGTGAGCTTGTCATAACCACTTTGAAAAAAGAGGGGGCTCCCCTTTTAAGATACAGAACCCGTGATCTTACCAGACTTATACCCGGAGAGTGTCCCTGCGGTTCCCCCTATCCAAGGCATGATGTGATCATTGGAAGGACAGATGATATGGTTAAGGTTAAGGGGGTAAACATCTATCCCGGCCAAATAGATGAACTCCTTAGGGATATTGAGGGAGCGAGCAGTGAATACCAAGTGATGATAAGACACATAAACGGCAAGGATGAAATGACCCTGAGGGTTGAAAAAGAGAAAGATTCTCAAAATAACAACTTAAGGGATATAATTATCGATCGTTTTAAGAAAAAAGTAGGAATACATATAGAAGCCGAAGTTTTAGATATTGGTGAACTGCCAAGAAGTGAAAAGAAGAGTGCAAGGATTTTGGATTGCAGATACCAGTAA
- a CDS encoding indolepyruvate oxidoreductase subunit beta: protein MKFDILIAGVGGQGTVLASRLLAASAIKAGYFARTSETIGMAQRGGCVVSHVRIGDENLSPVIPFGEADLLIGFEPAEAARSIARLSPEGKCVVNTRIIKPVTASLNTVSYEVEPILEFINKNSSHRILVDGYDLAQKSGSVKALNTVLLGVAAAAGFLPFSKEDLLNTIGENVSPKYVELNEKAFNIGASFV from the coding sequence ATGAAATTTGATATATTAATTGCCGGAGTCGGAGGTCAGGGAACGGTCCTTGCATCAAGGCTCCTTGCAGCTTCAGCCATAAAGGCAGGTTATTTTGCTCGAACCTCTGAGACAATCGGTATGGCTCAAAGAGGAGGCTGTGTTGTCAGCCATGTAAGGATTGGAGATGAAAACTTAAGCCCTGTAATTCCCTTTGGTGAAGCAGATTTGTTAATAGGCTTTGAGCCGGCAGAAGCGGCCAGAAGTATTGCAAGGCTAAGTCCTGAAGGCAAATGTGTTGTTAATACACGAATAATCAAACCTGTTACAGCTTCATTAAATACCGTTTCTTACGAGGTTGAACCAATTTTGGAGTTCATTAATAAAAATTCATCTCATAGGATATTGGTTGACGGATATGATTTAGCCCAAAAATCAGGCTCTGTTAAAGCGTTGAATACGGTACTTCTTGGGGTAGCTGCAGCTGCAGGCTTCCTTCCATTTTCCAAGGAGGATCTTTTAAATACAATAGGTGAAAATGTTTCTCCAAAGTATGTAGAGCTCAATGAAAAGGCCTTCAATATTGGAGCGTCATTTGTATAA
- the iorA gene encoding indolepyruvate ferredoxin oxidoreductase subunit alpha, whose protein sequence is MYKKVIMGNEAIALGAIKAGVNFVSGYPGTPSTEVLESIAENNPGEIYVEWSVNEKVALEVAAGAAYAGARSLVTMKQVGLNVASDPLMSLSYIGIKGGMVVLVADDPGPFSSQTEQDTRHFARFSNLPVFDPSSPEEAFEMIQSAFEHSEQVGLPVFFRPTTRICHSCSTLEIPELSERHKPEGFVKDPRWVIFPSLSYRKHVQLEELQTKISDIFSDFPYNKLTGSGNKGIAASGIAYAYVKDVLTSLDKDIKLMKIGTPYPFPKKLGIEFIDGLDEILIFEELDPVIEESFLELKALNEYKIGVLGKKTGHLPYAGEYSYELVKGAVSKFLGIDTEVKKPLPTPELPVRPPVLCAGCPHRASFYAVKTALKNQKAVFSGDIGCYTLGNAKPLDMVDTCLCMGAGITIAQGLQRIEPDVKHIAFIGDSTFFHTGIPGIINAVYNNTDITVVILDNSTTAMTGNQPHPGTGKTMMKNISEKIDIYSMVKACGVKQISKANPLNQKEAVDAVKENISYNGPSVVIFEAPCIALQKQTNIQAVNESCNLCKKCIREIGCPGMSIIEGKVVIEQSLCYGCTLCSQICSADAIGGAEK, encoded by the coding sequence AAATGAAAAGGTTGCATTGGAGGTGGCTGCCGGAGCTGCTTATGCAGGTGCAAGATCACTTGTTACCATGAAGCAGGTTGGTTTGAATGTAGCTTCAGATCCTCTGATGAGCCTTTCATATATTGGAATAAAAGGAGGCATGGTTGTCCTTGTAGCGGATGACCCAGGTCCTTTTTCTTCCCAGACAGAGCAGGACACAAGGCACTTTGCCCGTTTTTCCAACTTGCCGGTTTTTGATCCCTCATCCCCTGAAGAGGCGTTCGAGATGATACAATCGGCCTTTGAGCATTCTGAACAGGTAGGACTTCCTGTGTTTTTCAGGCCTACCACCAGGATATGCCATTCCTGTAGCACTCTTGAGATTCCTGAACTGTCCGAAAGACACAAGCCGGAGGGATTTGTAAAAGATCCACGATGGGTAATATTCCCCAGTCTTTCTTATAGAAAACATGTCCAACTTGAAGAATTGCAAACTAAGATAAGTGATATTTTTTCAGATTTCCCTTATAACAAATTAACAGGAAGCGGAAATAAGGGTATTGCTGCTTCTGGTATTGCCTACGCATATGTTAAGGATGTTCTTACATCATTAGATAAGGATATAAAGCTTATGAAGATAGGCACTCCCTATCCGTTTCCTAAGAAGCTAGGGATAGAATTCATTGACGGACTTGATGAGATACTGATCTTTGAAGAGCTGGATCCAGTTATAGAAGAAAGTTTTCTTGAGCTAAAGGCGTTAAACGAATATAAAATTGGGGTACTGGGTAAAAAGACAGGACATCTCCCCTATGCCGGTGAATACAGCTACGAGCTTGTCAAGGGTGCTGTGTCAAAGTTTCTGGGAATTGATACTGAGGTTAAAAAACCCCTTCCTACTCCTGAGCTTCCTGTAAGACCACCTGTTTTATGTGCAGGGTGTCCTCACAGAGCTTCCTTCTATGCTGTCAAAACCGCTTTGAAAAATCAAAAGGCTGTTTTTTCAGGTGATATAGGTTGCTATACCCTTGGAAATGCAAAGCCTCTTGATATGGTTGATACATGCCTTTGCATGGGAGCCGGTATTACAATTGCTCAAGGCTTGCAAAGAATTGAACCGGATGTAAAGCATATTGCTTTTATTGGAGACTCCACATTCTTTCACACAGGAATTCCTGGAATAATAAATGCAGTTTACAACAACACCGATATTACCGTAGTAATTTTAGATAACAGTACCACTGCCATGACAGGTAATCAGCCCCACCCAGGAACAGGTAAAACCATGATGAAAAATATTTCGGAAAAGATTGATATTTACAGTATGGTTAAGGCTTGCGGAGTAAAGCAGATTTCAAAAGCCAACCCTTTAAATCAAAAAGAGGCTGTTGATGCAGTTAAGGAAAATATTTCCTATAACGGTCCTTCTGTAGTGATTTTTGAAGCCCCATGTATTGCATTGCAAAAGCAGACCAACATACAGGCTGTGAATGAGTCATGCAATTTATGTAAAAAGTGCATCCGTGAGATAGGCTGTCCCGGAATGAGTATCATAGAAGGCAAGGTCGTAATAGAACAGTCCTTATGCTATGGATGTACACTTTGCTCCCAGATATGTTCCGCAGATGCTATAGGAGGTGCTGAAAAATGA